The DNA segment CTTCATGCTGTGCCGGCTGCACGACAATAATTACGAGGGCAGCCAGCTCATCGCGCTGGACACCATCGAGTTCATCCGCTGAACGCAGGCGTTCGGCGGGACGGATGGGTCGCGTCTGGCGGGCAACTCCTGTTGCCGCCGTGCAATGTGATGATCCTGGCCGTTCCCGGGGGCGTATGATTAGTGAGCGTTCGCCGGCGACCGGGCGGGCGACATTCATGTTTCCGGAGGCCTATCATGCGCGCCTTGCTGTTCGCCGTGCCGCTCGCCGCTCTCACCGCGACGTCCGCCTTTGCCCAGTCGATGCCGAACTCGCTCAATATGAGTTGCGCGGCGACCTTTGACCTGGTTCGGGAGAAGGGCGCCGTCGTCATCGGCACCGGGCCGAACGTTTATGATCGGTATGTCTCCGATCAGCGCTATTGCGGGCTGGACGAGACCACCTTCCCGGCATGGCTTCAGACCGCCGACCAGAAGCAGTGCTTCATCGGCTATCGCTGCCGCGAGCCGATGGTGCGCAGCCGCTGACGAGGCGCCGTGAGAGCTGGCCACCGCCTCCGGTCAGGGAGGGGTGGCCGGACCGCACGGCGCTGGCGATCAGAACCGCGCGACTTCGCTCTCATGGGTGACGACGGGGGGCGCGGCGAAATAGCTGCCGACCAGGCCCCTCCAGGACTGAAAATCATCCGAGGCGCGGAAGCTGACCATATGGTCGTCCAGCGTCTCCCACTGGACACGCAGCCGGTAGATGAGGGGCGTCTCGACCACCTTCTGCAGTGACAGCCCGTGGCACCCCTTGGCCCGCAGGAAGAGGGGAGCTGCTTTCGCGACGCCCGCCTCGAAGGCGGCCTCTTCTCCGGGCTTGATGCTGATTTCGGCAGTTTCGATGATCATGTTCGTTTCCCTGTGCCCGCTGGCGCAACGTCGCGCCACCGCTCGATCGGGAGGCGCGCACGCGGATCCATGATGCCTCACGCCCGTCCGCTCTCCCGACGCTGGATGGGTAGCCGCTTCGCGCGGGGACGGCTAGATGCCGAGTGACGCGATGTCCCGCCGCCGCGCGGGGCAGGGATCGATGGGTGGTCATCGCTGCTCCCATGGGCCGCCACGGGCGTAATCGTGCCATCCCATGCCGTGGAAGACGTCAGTCCTTCATCCCAAAGCCGTGAGACGCCGTTGCCTGTCCCACGGGATCGTCCTTGAGGCGATACGCGGTCTGCCGAGAGAGCCCGGTGAGCTTCGATATCTCGCTAACGCCGGCGCGATCACGATGGGCGGTGTTCTCGGGTCAGGCGGGTTTCTGCCTTACGACTTTGAGATGCGCGCCACGCTGGAGCCTGGGCAGTCAGCCGGGTTCGTTGTGCTCGGGGCGGGAGGGGGACTTGCGGACGCGGCCCGCGTCTTCATGAATTTCCTCTGGTACGAGGAAAGCACCGTGTGCCGAGTGCGCCATCCCTTGGCGCGCGATAGGCGGATGCGACGGGGTCGATCGGGAATGGTAATGTCACATGCTTGGGCCATCACAGGTCTCCGCTGCGTTCAAGTGAACTCGCGGGAACTTCTTTGAGATGGAAAGGAATGCAGCATTTGTATGGTGCTGCGAGAGAGGATTGAACTCTCGACCTCTCCCTTACCAAGGGAGTGCTCTACCACTGAGCTACCGCAGCGCCGTCCGGCGGTGGAGTGTGCCTGCCGGGGCGCCGGGACGTTTGCCACACCATGCCCGTCGGCGCAAGCATCACCTGACCGCAATGCACCGCCCCTTTCGTCGAAACGCTTTCCGCCCTATGCGAAGAAGGACGTGTGGAGAGTGGGACGACGGGATGAACGGCAAGGAAGATCAGGAGCGTGCGGATCGTCTGGCGGCGGCGCTCCGGGAGAACCTGAAGCGCCGCAAGGCGCAGGCGCGGGGGCGAAAGGACGGGCCGGGTGTCGCGGATGCCGAGGCAGGCGCCGAGACTACTGTCGATCGCGTACGCCCGCCGCCTGTGGAAAGCTGATCGCCAGGGCGCGGGCCGGACATGTCGGCGACGCCTGAACGCGGCCGTGCGTTGTGTCCTTCGCGCACTCGCGCTAACGCTTGGACAGCAATATCGCCTCGGTGCCACGAATCGGCCTGATCCGCCGGGCATGCCCCGTGAAAGAACGCTGACCGCTGCCAAGACCCGCGGCCCGGCAAATCAGGCTGCAAGGAGTTTCGAACCTCATGGACCGCATCCGCATCGTCGGCGGCAACCCGCTCAACGGGTCTATCGCGATCTCTGGCGCCAAGAACGCCGCCCTGCCGCTGATGATTGCCGGCCTGCTGACCGACGAGAAGCTGGTGCTCGAAAATGTGCCGCGCCTCGCGGACGTCGCCCAGCTCCAGCGCATCCTGGGCAATCACGGCATTGACATCACGGTGAACGGCAAACGGCGCGGCGACGATGCCTATGCCGGTCAGACCATGGAGATCGACGCCCGGCTGATCGTCGACACCGTCGCGCCCTATGAACTCGTTTCCAAGATGCGGGCGAGCTTCTGGGTGATCGGTCCGCTGCTGGCGCGTATGGGCGAGGCCAAGGTCTCGCTGCCCGGCGGTTGCGCCATTGGCACCCGCCCGGTCGACTTCCATCTCGACGCGCTGCGCGCCCTTGGCGCCGATATCGAGATCGACGGCGGCTATGTGCTGGCCCGCGCCCCCAAGGGGCTGAAGGGCGCGCGCATCGTGTTCCCGAGAGTCTCCGTCGGCGCGACCCACACCGCGATCATGGCGGCAAGCCTCGCCAACGGCGAGACCATCATCGAGAACGCGGCCCGCGAGCCCGAGGTGGTCGACGTCGCCGATTGCATCAACGCGATGGGGGGCCGTATCGAGGGGCAGGGGACCTCGACCATCCGTATCGTCGGCGTGCCGCGCCTGCGGGGCGCGCGCCATTGCGTGCTGCCCGACCGTATCGAGACCGGCACGTATGCGATGGCCGTGGCGATGACCGGTGGCGAGGTGATGCTGTCGGGGGCGCGTGCCGACCTGCTCGATTCGGCGCTTCACACGCTGCGCGAGGCGGGAGCGGAAATCACGGTTTCCAATGAAGGGCTGAAGGTCAAACGCAACGGTGCGGGCATCTCGCCGGTGGACGTGACGACCGCGCCCTTCCCGGGCTTCCCAACCGATCTCCAGGCCCAGCTCATGGCGCTGACGACCTGTGCGCGGGGCACGTCGCACATCACCGAGACCATTTTCGAGAACCGCTTCATGCATGTGCAGGAGCTTGCCCGGTTCGGTGCGCGCATTCACCTCGATGGGGAGAGGGCGACGATCGAGGGTGTGGAGAAGCTGACCGGCGCTCCGGTGATGGCGACCGATCTGCGTGCCTCGGTGTCGCTGGTGATCGCCGCGCTGGCGGCCGAGGGCGAGAGCATGATCCACCGGGTCTACCACCTCGATCGCGGCTTCGAGCGACTGGAGGAGAAGCTCTCCGCCTGTGGTGCCGAGATCGAGCGCATCGCCGGGTAGGGGCAACCTGACCGGGCCTGGGCGCCGTCCAGGCGGCGGCGGCCCATGAGGGCGCCCGGCGACGGCGCAATCCGGCCCGAGCGGGTGGCTGCCATGCAATCTCACTGCGTGCGTGCTTCTACCTAACCTCTTGCCGTGTCACACTTGCATCGCCATTTCGGCGGCATTGGCGATGCGGAGTTGAATTATGGCGGGTCTCAAGCTCATTGCGCTGGACAGCGAGGATCTGGCGGTGCTGTCGGTCCATCTTCAGGACGCGGTGGTTGCGGTCGGCGACATGACCTATCTGCCCAAGGAGCGCCGCTTCGCGCTGCTCGCGAATCGCTTCGACTGGGAGAAGGCCATTCAGGCCGAGGCGATGGCGGATCCTGATGCGCCCCCAGGCCTCGCGGCGGCCTCTGTCGGCCCTTGTGTGCGGCGCCGGGCGGGTCTCCGTTTCGAGCGCGTGCTCGGCGCGCGTCTTCGCGGCATCGATCTCAAGGACAAGCGGGCCGTTCTGAACCTGCTCGCGCTTAACTTTACCGAGACCGACGCGCCGTCCGGCACCATCACCTTCCTGTTCTCCGGCGGCGCGGAGGTGCAGCTCGATGTGGAGTGCATGGAGGCCGGGCTTCAGGACCTGGGTCCGGCATGGGATGCCAAGGGTACGCCCTGTCACGAGGCGGAGGAGGAAAGCCGCTGACCGGGCACAGGCCTTCGTGACGCGCGCCGCAGCGGGCGGGCGCCTGCTGCGTGGCCCTTGGAGCATGGCCTTTGCGGGCTTGCCTTTAACCGCGTGCCGTGACGCTCTTGTCTTCGGCGGGCTCGGTTGCGATAGGACGGGGCAACGCCGCGCCTGCCGCAGGACATGATGATGCCGCTCCGTCTCGACACCCGCTCTCCCGATTTCGATACCCGCTTCACCGCCTTCCTCGGCACCAAGCGGGAGGTTTCCCATGATGTCGCCCAGGCGGTGGCACGCATTGTCGAGGATGTGCGCCTGCGAGGCGATGCCGCGCTGGTGGAGCTGTCGAGGACGTTCGACAGGGTGGACCTCGACAGGCTCGGCATACGTGTGACCGAAGCGGAGATCGACGCGGCGTTCGCCGCCGCCGACCCGCAGACGCTCAAGGCGCTCACGCTGGCCCATGAGCGCATCCGCTCCCATCACGCTCGCCAGCTGCCCGAGAGTTCGCGCTATATCGATCCGATCGGCGTCGAGCTTGGCCATCGCTGGACGGCGGTCGACGCGGTCGGGCTTTATGTTCCAGGCGGCACGGCGGCGTATCCCTCCTCCGTGCTGATGAACGCGGTGCCGGCCAAGGTTGCCGGCGTTGAACGGCTCGCCATGGTGGTGCCGGCCCCCGACGGTCAGCTCAATCCACTCGTGCTCGCCGCGGCGCGTCTTGCCGGCGTCGATGAGGTCTATCGCGTGGGCGGGGCACAGGCGGTGGCGGCCCTGGCCTACGGGACCGAGACCATCGCCCCCGTGGCCAAGATCGTCGGGCCGGGCAATGCCTATGTGGCCGCCGCCAAGCGCCATGTCTTCGGCACGGTCGGTATCGACATGGTGGCGGGGCCTTCGGAAGTGCTGGTGATCGCCGATGGCGACCAGAACCCGGACTGGATCGCGGCCGATCTGCTGGCGCAGGCCGAGCACGACACCGCCGCGCAGTCGATCCTGATGACCGATGACGACGAACTGGCCGAACGGGTCCTGGCCGCCGTCGAACGCCAGCTGGCGACATTGCCGCGCCGCGAGATCGCCACGGCGAGCTGGGCTGATTACGGTGCGGTGATCCGGCTGGCCAGCCTGAACGAGGCGCCGGCGCTTTCCAACCGCATCGCCCCCGAGCATCTGGAGATCATGACCGCGGATCCCGAGGCGCTGGTGGCCCGCATCCGTCATGCCGGAGCGATCTTCATCGGCGGACATACGCCGGAGGCGATCGGCGACTATGTCGGCGGCTCCAATCATGTGCTGCCGACCGCGCGTTCGGCGCGGTTCTCCTCCGGGCTCGGTGTGCTCGATTTCATGAAGCGCACCTCTATCCTGAAATGCGGACCCGACCAGCTTCGCGCGCTCGGGCCGGCGGCGATCGCGATTGGCGAGGCGGAAGGGCTCGGGGCCCATGCGCGCTCTGTCGCGATCCGGCTCAATCTCTAGGGCGGGCCGATGGCGGATGGCGAGGACCGTGATGGGGCGAACGATGCGGACGCCTTTGGCGCCAGCCGCCGCCTGACGGCGGTGACGCTGGATGCGCACTCCATCGGGCGTTCCAATCGCGACGTCGAGCACGAGCGCGCTGTCGCCATCTACGACCTCATCGAAGAGAACAGCTTCTCCCCGCACGGTGACCCCAAACCCGGCCCCTACCAGCTCACGATCGCGCTCGCGGAGGGACGGCTGCTGTTCGATATCTCCCGTGAGGACGGATCGCCCGTGGTGCAGCATCATCTTTCGCTGAGCCCGCTGCGCCGCGTGGTGAAGGACTATTTTCTGGTCTGCGAGAGCTATTATGGCGCCATCCGCACCGCGAGCCCGTCGCAGATCGAGGCGATCGACATGGGCCGGCGGGGGCTTCACAATGAAGGCTCCGAGCTGCTCCAGGAGCGGCTGAAGGACAAGATAGACATCGATTTCCGGACTGCGCGGCGGCTGTTTACGCTGGTCTGCGCCCTTCACTGGAAGGGCTGAGCGTGCCCGGCGCCTCCGCTGTGGATGTGCCAGCGGGCCTGGTGGCGCCCGCGCGGCGCGAGCGGCCGCAATCGGTGCTCTTCATGTGCGGGCAGAACGCAGTGCGCTCGCCGATGGCGGCGGTGCTGGCCAAGCACCTGTTCGGTCGCTCGCTCTATATCGGCTCTGCCGGGGTGATGAAGGGGGAAAGCGATCCCTTCATGCTCGCGGCCATCGACGAGATCGGGCTCGACCTCAGCCGCCACAGGCCGCAGACCTTGGAAGAGCTGGAAGAGAATGAAGGGCTCGGGTTCGATCTCGTGATCACGCTGTCTCCAGACGCCCACCACCGCGCGCTGGAACTCACTCGGACCAATGCGATTGATGTCGAATACTGGCCCACGCCCGACCCGACGCTGGCGAGCGGCAATCGCGAACAGCGCATGGATGCCTATCGTGCCGTGCGCGACGAGCTGGAAGCCCGCATCCGCGCCCGCTTCCGCCCCCGCTGAGGCGTGGAGAGCGGATGCCGGGCTTTTCGCTCTGTGGGAGGGCGCGATTAACCGGCAGGATGCACTTTCTTGTCGATGAGGTGATTCCACCTGATCGCAAAAGGCTCTAGCTTGCCGGTCCTTTCTGCATGACCCGCCGGCCTTCGGCGGGAGAGGAGTTTCTGCGTGAGCGCCCGCCCCCAATTGGTGCTGGCCTCGGGTTCGCCGCGCCGGCTGGCGCTGCTCGCCCAGGCCGGTCTCGAACCCGATGCCCTGCTGCCGGCCGATATCGACGAGACGCCGGAGCGCGGCGAGCTGCCGCGCCGGCTCGCGCTTCGCCTCGCACGCGAGAAGCTGATGGCGGCCGATGGGCGCCGCAAGGCTGGTAACGAGTATGAGGACGCTTACCTTATTGCCGCCGATACGGTGGTCGGCGTCGGCCGGCGCGTGCTGCCCAAGCCGGAGGTCAGCGAGGAAGCGGCGGATTGCCTGCGTCTGCTGTCCGGCCGCGCGCACCGCGTCTACACCGGCGTCGCGCTGATGACGCCGAAGGGCGGCGTGCGCACGCGTCTCGTCGAGACGCGGGTGCGCTTCAAGCGCCTGTCGCGCGAGGACATGGACTTCTATCTCGCCTCGCGCGAATGGCACGGCAAGGCGGGTGGTTACGCCATCCAGGGGCTTGCCGGCAGCTTTGTGATCAAGCTGGTGGGCTCCTACACCAACGTCGTCGGCCTGCCGCTGGCTGAGACGGTTGCGATGCTCGCCGGCGAACGCTTTCCCATCCACAACGCCTGGGCGGGGCCTGAGTGAGGCCCGCCGTGCAAAGGGAGACGGGACAATGACTTCCGATACCCCGGACGATCCGGGCCGCGACGGGCCGGCCCGGCAGGTTTGCCCGATCTGCGGCAAGGCGGCGGCAGAGAAATATCGCCCCTTCTGCTCCTCACGCTGCGCCGATGTGGACCTCAACCGTTGGCTGACGGGCGCCTATGCCATTCCCGTGACCGAGGACGACGATGAGGACGGCGAGGAGCCGACCCTGAGCCCGGCGCCGCCATCCGAGCGTTAGGCCTCGTCATCTGTCTGTTGCCGGGCTGTCCGGCTGGTTTCGGGAGATCGCGGTCCTGGATCGTTCGCAATCAGCGACGTGCGCGGCCCGCCATTCTGCCGCCGGCCCCGGCGGCCGGTGAGGGCGCCATCATCTGTAGGCCGGATTGGGGCGTCGGGGGGCTGTCCACCGGGTGCGGCTCGCCCATAGGGCCCGCCTGAAGGACGAGATTGACTGCTCCTTGCCTGATCCGGGAAACAGATGAATTCGGCAGGCTTTTCCACAGCCGGTCATATGGACATGGGACAGCGGAGACTCTATAACGCGCCCCGCTCCGTACGGCTTCGTGCCGTCGTAGCTACGCCCAGGTAGCTCAGTTGGTAGAGCATGCGACTGAAAATCGCAGTGTCGGCGGTTCGACTCCGTCCCTGGGCACCATTTCCTGGTCCGGCATGGTCCGTGGAAGTCCAAACTAAGCTGAAAAATCAATGATTTAGCTGGATCGAGTGGCCCGGCATGGACCGGCTTGATCCATGGGCATGCAGCAAAATTGTTGGTAGCGTTGTTGGTATCGCTTGTCGGGGGTGTTGGTATCGCCCCCAAGCAGGGGTCTAACCATGCCGCTTGCCGACGTCGCCTGCAGAAATGCCGAGCCCGACAAAACCCTTAAAAAGCTCTCCGATGGTGGAGGCTTGCAGCTGTGGGTCCAGCCATCAGGCCACAAGCTCTGGCGCCTCGCCTACCGATTTGGAGGCAAGCAGAAGCTACTAGTGACCGGTCCCTACCCGTTGGTCTCGCTCAGCGACGCGCGACACGCCCGGGACGATGCGAAGCGGATTTTGCTGAGCGGCAAGGATCCGTCCGAGGTCAAGCGGGCGAGCAGGGTGGCCGAGAAGAGCGGCCCGACCTTCCAGCAGATTGCGGATGAGTATGTCGAATAGCTTAAACGCGAAAACCGGTCCGAAAAGACAATCGTGAACTTGAGGTTTCTGGCATTGTCGTCATTGATCAAAATGGGCGCTGTCCAAGCATTGCGTCGCGAGAACACGAAAGCCAAAGCGGTTCGAGGAAGCATGATGGACAACTCAAGCGACTATGTAACTTCGTCGTCCGACCACCCCGAGGAAATGAAAACGGTCTGGGACGTCAGGCTCGGCAACCGCATCACGCTACAGGGCAGCGCCAGCATCCGGTGGACGCCGAGAGGCGTTCTCTTGGCCGGCATTGCCACGTCGGCGATCTTGCTTGCCGTCAGCGCCGTGGTTCGGGCTCATCGTTCGTGAGGCCTTCGCGCTGAATCTGCGTCGACAAGAACCGCGAGTGGCCGGGGCGGTTGAGGAACGATAGCGAACTGTACCCGAGCACGGCGAAGTAGCGCCAGGATCTGGCGTTGAACGTTTCGCCAACCGCGGACGGTCGGCTGAACACCGAGAGCGGACACTCTACAGTCCGGTATCGACGGCCAAGGCTCAAGTGGAGCCCCGGCCGCAGATGCCTCACACGTCCACCTTCAGCACGATCTTCCCGAAGCCGCCGCCGGCCTCCATGGCGTGATGCGCCTCGGCGGCCTGCGCCAGCGGGAAGACTTTGCCGACCAGCGGTCTCAGCCGGCCGTTGGCGAACATTGGCAGCGCGCCTTCCGCGAAGCGCCGCACCATGGCGCGCTTTTCGTCCACCGTCCGCGATTTCATCACCGTGCCGATGAGGCGCAGGTGGTTGTGCAGCAAGACGGAGAGGGGAATGTCGGCGCTATCCTGCCCGCCGAGTAGACCGACCTGGACGAGGCGCCCGCCTGGGGCGAGGCTGCGCAGATTGCGGGCGAGATAGTCGCCGCCGACGAAATCCACGATCACGTCCACGCCGCGCCCGCCGGTAGCGTCGCGCACGCCCTGCTCGAAGTCGTCGGTTCGATAGTCGAACACGGCCTCAGCCCCGAGCGCCAATACGTCGGCGCGGCGTTCGGCATTGGCGGTCGCGAAGACGCGGGCGCCGAGGGCATGGCCGATTTGGACGCCGGCGGAGCCGACACCGCCGGCCGCCGCGTGGATGAGCACGGCTGTGCCGCTGGCGGTACCGCCCAGATGCACGGCGGCTTCCCAGGCGGTGACGAAGGATTCCATTACCGCGGCCGCCTCGAGATCGTCGAGGTGCTCGGGAATGCGCACCGCCATGTTGCGGTCGACGCGGGCAAACTCGGCATAGGCGCCGCCGCCGACGATTCCCATCACCCGCTCGCCGGGCTGGATGCCGGTGACATCCGCTCCGACCGCAACCACCTCGCCGGCCACTTCAAGCCCGAGCAGATCGCTCTCGCCGTAACTCTGGCGGCCGTAATAGCCCTGACGCTGCAGAAGATCGGCGCGGTTGACGCCGGCCGCGTGCACCTTGACCAGCAGGTCGCCGGCACGCGGTTCCGGCATCGGCACCTCGGCCAGGCGGAGGACGTCCGCCGTGCCGAAGCCGTCAAACGTGATCGCCTTCATTTCGCGCCGGCCTTGGCCACCGCCCGGCGGGCGATGCTGGCGGCGAAGAGCGGCGTCTCGCGGCGGTTGTGGTCGCCACCGGCGTCCTGCCGGGCGACGGCCGCCTGCTCGAAGGTCTGGCCGTGCGCGGCGAGGAAGTCCATGAACACGTCGGTCGGGTGCGAGGTGACGCGGTTGGTGTAGCGGGTGCGGCCGCCCTCGATCGCCTCGGCGATCAGCTCCCAGATCACGTTGACCTGCGTGCGGCCCGCGGGTGTGAACACGTCGGAGATCGAGTTCATCCGGCAATAGGCGGGCGTCGCTTCCTCCGCGACATAGTGCTGGATGACCAGCCCGGTACCGATCATTTCGACATTGATGACCATGCGGCGGCCGTCATCGGTCGTCGTGACGCCGGAGCCGATATGGTCGGGCGGACAGCAGCGCAGATATTCCGCTTCCGGCAGCGTAAAAAGCCAGTCGGCGATGTCGATTTTTTCGAACGCAACATCGATCTCGGCGGTATAGGCGGACTGAGAGAGGATCTTGTCAGTGAGGACTTTCATAGATCTGCCTTGTCGGTAAACGTTTGTATTAGATTCCAGTCATCGTCCTCCCGCAGGGCGAATGCCAATACGATGAAGGTCGATGCCTGTGACGTTATGCGCGGCGCCTCGGCCGGATGTATTTCGACATTTCCATAATCGCTGCCCTTCCTTGCGAGATGGAACGCCGGCGCGCTTTGCCCCGGCGATTGTGAGCAGGCGGGGAGACGCCGCCGCTGTGTGAACGCGGCGAATATGCGAGTGTCCGGGATCAGCGATAAGCTGGCGCTTCCTGCAAACGGCTTTGCCCGGACCGCAAAGATGAGACCCCATTTCGCCGAGTATCTCGCCACCTTCGTCGATGTCGTTCGGGCGGGGAGCTTTTCCGGCGCCGCCCGCCGGCGTGCGGTGACGCCTTCAGCGATCGTTCGCCAGATCGATACGCTCGAAGCGGATCTGGGGGTTGCGCTGCTTGTCCGCTCGACGCGCGCGCTCGCGCTTACCGATGCCGGGCAGCGCCTGCATGAGCGGGCACTGCGGCATCTCGACGAACTGGCCGATACCCATGCCGAGGTTGCCGCCTTCGACGGTTCCGTTTCCGGCACGCTGCGGATCGCCTGCTTCCCCACCTTCGGCAAGCGCTATGTCCTGCCGGTCGTCGCGGCGTTGCAGGCCGAACATCCCGCCCTGCATGTCGAGCTCGACCTGACGGAGCGGCTGGCCGATCCGGTGATCGAGCGTCTCGACGTCGTCATCCGCATGGGCGCGCTGACCGACAGCACGCTGATCGCGACAAGACTGGCGCCGCTCACGCGGCTGCTGGTGGCGAGCCCGGCCTATCTGGCGCGGGCGGGCACGCCAGACGACGCGGCGGATCTGTCATCGCATCGGCTGATCGACAAACTACACGGCGCCGATCTCCTTGGCTGGCGCGACGTGCTGGGCTGCCCGGCCGGGCATGGCGGGAAGGGAGTGGTGACCTTCCGTTCCGATGATTTCGAGGCTTTGCGCGCGGCGGCTGAA comes from the Ancylobacter pratisalsi genome and includes:
- a CDS encoding antibiotic biosynthesis monooxygenase family protein, producing MIIETAEISIKPGEEAAFEAGVAKAAPLFLRAKGCHGLSLQKVVETPLIYRLRVQWETLDDHMVSFRASDDFQSWRGLVGSYFAAPPVVTHESEVARF
- the murA gene encoding UDP-N-acetylglucosamine 1-carboxyvinyltransferase produces the protein MDRIRIVGGNPLNGSIAISGAKNAALPLMIAGLLTDEKLVLENVPRLADVAQLQRILGNHGIDITVNGKRRGDDAYAGQTMEIDARLIVDTVAPYELVSKMRASFWVIGPLLARMGEAKVSLPGGCAIGTRPVDFHLDALRALGADIEIDGGYVLARAPKGLKGARIVFPRVSVGATHTAIMAASLANGETIIENAAREPEVVDVADCINAMGGRIEGQGTSTIRIVGVPRLRGARHCVLPDRIETGTYAMAVAMTGGEVMLSGARADLLDSALHTLREAGAEITVSNEGLKVKRNGAGISPVDVTTAPFPGFPTDLQAQLMALTTCARGTSHITETIFENRFMHVQELARFGARIHLDGERATIEGVEKLTGAPVMATDLRASVSLVIAALAAEGESMIHRVYHLDRGFERLEEKLSACGAEIERIAG
- a CDS encoding DUF2948 family protein, which gives rise to MAGLKLIALDSEDLAVLSVHLQDAVVAVGDMTYLPKERRFALLANRFDWEKAIQAEAMADPDAPPGLAAASVGPCVRRRAGLRFERVLGARLRGIDLKDKRAVLNLLALNFTETDAPSGTITFLFSGGAEVQLDVECMEAGLQDLGPAWDAKGTPCHEAEEESR
- the hisD gene encoding histidinol dehydrogenase; translation: MPLRLDTRSPDFDTRFTAFLGTKREVSHDVAQAVARIVEDVRLRGDAALVELSRTFDRVDLDRLGIRVTEAEIDAAFAAADPQTLKALTLAHERIRSHHARQLPESSRYIDPIGVELGHRWTAVDAVGLYVPGGTAAYPSSVLMNAVPAKVAGVERLAMVVPAPDGQLNPLVLAAARLAGVDEVYRVGGAQAVAALAYGTETIAPVAKIVGPGNAYVAAAKRHVFGTVGIDMVAGPSEVLVIADGDQNPDWIAADLLAQAEHDTAAQSILMTDDDELAERVLAAVERQLATLPRREIATASWADYGAVIRLASLNEAPALSNRIAPEHLEIMTADPEALVARIRHAGAIFIGGHTPEAIGDYVGGSNHVLPTARSARFSSGLGVLDFMKRTSILKCGPDQLRALGPAAIAIGEAEGLGAHARSVAIRLNL
- a CDS encoding UPF0262 family protein, whose product is MADGEDRDGANDADAFGASRRLTAVTLDAHSIGRSNRDVEHERAVAIYDLIEENSFSPHGDPKPGPYQLTIALAEGRLLFDISREDGSPVVQHHLSLSPLRRVVKDYFLVCESYYGAIRTASPSQIEAIDMGRRGLHNEGSELLQERLKDKIDIDFRTARRLFTLVCALHWKG
- a CDS encoding low molecular weight phosphatase family protein; its protein translation is MCGQNAVRSPMAAVLAKHLFGRSLYIGSAGVMKGESDPFMLAAIDEIGLDLSRHRPQTLEELEENEGLGFDLVITLSPDAHHRALELTRTNAIDVEYWPTPDPTLASGNREQRMDAYRAVRDELEARIRARFRPR
- a CDS encoding Maf-like protein encodes the protein MSARPQLVLASGSPRRLALLAQAGLEPDALLPADIDETPERGELPRRLALRLAREKLMAADGRRKAGNEYEDAYLIAADTVVGVGRRVLPKPEVSEEAADCLRLLSGRAHRVYTGVALMTPKGGVRTRLVETRVRFKRLSREDMDFYLASREWHGKAGGYAIQGLAGSFVIKLVGSYTNVVGLPLAETVAMLAGERFPIHNAWAGPE
- the yacG gene encoding DNA gyrase inhibitor YacG, whose product is MTSDTPDDPGRDGPARQVCPICGKAAAEKYRPFCSSRCADVDLNRWLTGAYAIPVTEDDDEDGEEPTLSPAPPSER
- a CDS encoding Arm DNA-binding domain-containing protein is translated as MPLADVACRNAEPDKTLKKLSDGGGLQLWVQPSGHKLWRLAYRFGGKQKLLVTGPYPLVSLSDARHARDDAKRILLSGKDPSEVKRASRVAEKSGPTFQQIADEYVE
- a CDS encoding NAD(P)H-quinone oxidoreductase → MKAITFDGFGTADVLRLAEVPMPEPRAGDLLVKVHAAGVNRADLLQRQGYYGRQSYGESDLLGLEVAGEVVAVGADVTGIQPGERVMGIVGGGAYAEFARVDRNMAVRIPEHLDDLEAAAVMESFVTAWEAAVHLGGTASGTAVLIHAAAGGVGSAGVQIGHALGARVFATANAERRADVLALGAEAVFDYRTDDFEQGVRDATGGRGVDVIVDFVGGDYLARNLRSLAPGGRLVQVGLLGGQDSADIPLSVLLHNHLRLIGTVMKSRTVDEKRAMVRRFAEGALPMFANGRLRPLVGKVFPLAQAAEAHHAMEAGGGFGKIVLKVDV
- a CDS encoding LysR family transcriptional regulator, whose protein sequence is MRPHFAEYLATFVDVVRAGSFSGAARRRAVTPSAIVRQIDTLEADLGVALLVRSTRALALTDAGQRLHERALRHLDELADTHAEVAAFDGSVSGTLRIACFPTFGKRYVLPVVAALQAEHPALHVELDLTERLADPVIERLDVVIRMGALTDSTLIATRLAPLTRLLVASPAYLARAGTPDDAADLSSHRLIDKLHGADLLGWRDVLGCPAGHGGKGVVTFRSDDFEALRAAAEAGLGVAFLSSWVVGPDVKDGRLIRLRPGGEPWNDGLSGIYVLRALPQPSAKVRALTEALRKSIGSPPIWEP